The stretch of DNA AATTCGACAGCGGCAAGGAACTCttggtaagtttttttttgaatttaatttaatttaatttttattaattttttaatcttctttctttcttgtAGTGCACCGTGTTGCATTCATGTGGTGAAGAGTGCGTGATTGCCATCAAAACAAACACTGCCCTCGAGAAATAAGTCGGTTGGTGCGCCTGCATTGTGGTGTGGGAGGTACGAGAAGgtgttgaatgaaaaaaataaaaaagaaataaataaatcagaaggaaaatttataaaatgagaaaaaaaaattcacaacacacaggaaagaaagaaaaaaagagaatcatattccaaaaattaacaaacaaaaaaaatcacttaaaaaagaagcaaaaaaaaaattgtaatcaCAAATCACTTGCATTGTAactttccttttcttcttccgAAATGCTTTTCTTccacgcatttttttttaatggaaaatctgaagaaatgaaaaatccccTCTTTACCCGTTTATGAACAATTTTTTCcgtattaagaaaaaaaagaacttttgctTAATTCCTAAGGAAgactaaataagaaaatgtttgaaaaaaaattctcttggggggaattttttttattaatttctctggAAGAATATTGCTAAAATTCTTCCCCATTGTATGCaagaggtaaaaaaaacattggcgCAATGTGGAAAGaagcgtgaaaaaaaataatgtaaaagtGATTCtctttttagaaaattgagaagctaaaattaaatggatgatgatgaaaaaaaaaacttatatatCGACacattttaatgattaaaaggcatttttatgaaatatttttcgtatgaaatcaaatttttgggAAGAGGTGGGTTTTGAATAAATGAAAGCCACGTGAGCGAAAGAATGAGGGGGGATAAAGTGGACGCGATGGAGAaggaaaagtgagaaaaaaaaggagatttaATTTAgagaagtgagaaaaaattgtgacaaGAATGATATCGtctatgaagaaaaaaaaatatttaaaatgaatgaaaaaaaaaactacgaaAATGGTAGGAGAAActatgagaaattaaataattttttttaatacaacatTTAAGTTTAtctcctgtttttttttacataaataaaaaattataataattaaatcttgataaagaaaaaataaaaaatgcaaaatatagtAACTGTAaaatgtagcaaaaaaaatggatgattgaaaaggaaaaaaaaagaagcataaaaatcaagaagcaatccaaataaaaaaaaacgataattAAGAAATAgtatttaaaagttcttaatgacaaaatggcattttttccataattataaaaaatagttttcaaaaaatattgtttttgccctttgactcttttttttttgttaaactgaacaatcacatttttttttctttgagaagcTGGAGTGTCCATCGAGCTGAGGcgcattttaataaaaataatggaattaccagaaaataaaaaaaaacatctttttaCTTATTCTTATAGAATCATGGATTTCCcgcaatttatttcttttgtggcGTTAAAAGAGAGAATTAGTTTGGTTGAAAGAACGTTGAGGTTTGGGGTCGATTCtggcaaaaatcttttattcttacaatatgaaagatattaaatttttagtagGTACCTatcatagaaaattaaaagaaaaaaattacggATTATGGGTTCGATTctgacaaaaatctttttgtttcttagaatttgatttgaagacgagttttttttttctattttttatcttgctaacttttccagaaattttcaaagatttttttggagaatttgtgaatgagaaaattttttgttttcctttgcTATCCTGCGAAGAaggaatcaaaaaaaatttttttttcaaaaattcaaaagatctTGTCGTGAAAAATAACCCATTGtgaaggtattttttttgttgaaattgattgttttcttttttgatgaGTAATCTTAAAACTGCAATCATGAATGGAACCTAAACCAACCCCCTGTACTTACAGAAAACAGACCTGATCAACTACTTACAggacattttgattttttttctgcatttaaGTCGTTAATCCGAATCTAATCCCATCTGGGTGGAGCTTAAATGCATTCTTAGTGTTTCTTACATAGAGAATTCATCAATCGTGAATCGAATTTGTGAATCATAAATGAGTGGTAGCCAATAAAAACACTTTGCTAAAgctgaatgaaaattataaaaatgaattttgttgttccccaaaatctttttgatacaataaataaaataaaaataccagcatttataattttattttatgttttaatcactatttttattttttaagacaatttttttatttacctaattaaaaaaaaaattttttgacagTAGTTCGTTTATTTTACTTTGGATGAAACATTCGCACTGATGTTTCGTCGTGTGAATTTTCGCTAGATATTTTAGCCGTTTTAGGCTTATGAACAAAACAGATaatgtgacgtcattattttcatttttggataAACTTTGCAGGTTTTTCCCATTTATTCCTTGTGGTAAATGGTAAGTCTATTCGtctatttcttattctttattttctacaaGATGGATGTTACTTTGTTGGTTATGATAACTTTTACGTGGGTTACGTGTTATTCGTGAATTCAATTGGCCCTTCATCAGATaccttacaaattaaaattaagaaaaaaaaagttatggctattttgtaaaattcttgtaagaaaatgaagaaaatgctaaaatattacaaaagaaactttaaaaaaaaatccgtaatttcttttatttgaagccattttgaaaaaattaacgttAAGAATTGGAATTGAacagattttcattgaaaaattgacattttgatttttttatttaacttaatCAACTTTAACTCAATTTTGTTTAaagtaaaatgattaaaaaaaactacattttATTCACGAAATATAATAagtataataaaatgaataaaataaatctgaatttaataaaaataaagttccCGCAAAATGAAATACCCGCCAGATGGCTCCACTTCGTTTTTAATCGGTTTGCGTCGTTTTTATATGCGCCAATCAGATTTCCACACGAAAGTACAGTAGATCCCCCAAAAGTGACACAGCATTAATATTTTCCGCATTTTATCGTGATTCTCCTGCAATTAAATACGCCGGAATTCCCATAGGATCCATCGGAATTCCCCAGGTGAGCATTGAATCCTACAAATTGTGGGTAAAATCGTCTTTTTCGCATgtgaaaagatttattttgtttcgGCATTTGGGGGGATCTGTGTGTCAATCGAGGTCAATCTGTTGCTTTGCCACGTTCCCccaaaaagaagttttgtcCCTCCACCACGGTATTTCATCCGACATTCGCGATATTTCACCGTACCGGGCAAGATCATTCGCGTGGCCCAACTCACCATATTTTATTTGTGTGCTTGTAGCCCTCCACACCGGTCGGATTGACTCAACTTAACACGGAAGTGCAAGAAAGGAAGAAGTTTTCCCCGCATTAACCATGAAGTTCTTCATGCTCCTGGGAGTCCTGGCGGCTCTTGTGTGTACAATTCACGGCGAAGAACCAAAGGAGGAGGAAGGTGTGCTCGTGCTCACGAAAGACAACTTCAAGGATGTCACCACCAACAATGACTACGTTCTAGTTGAATTCTGTAAGTAGCAAAAGCCCAAAAGAATCTCCCCCAGAGCTCCCTTGACCACGGGCAGGGATTCTCCTTTCCATATCCGGTGGATTTTTCCTGTAGGAAAAGTGCCACAGTGTGCATCTCTTGGGTCATTAACCCACGcactttgttgatttttctcaacatttaaTCTCTTCTGAGGCACCCTGTTACCCCCTGGAGAGCCTCAGGTAATCCCTTGAGGTCCTTGCATAGAGAATCTCCCAATTTATGGGGTATTTCATCATTAAATCTCACCAGAAAGTCAATCCATATTGCTTTGTGCGAAGATGACGTGTCAGAAATTCCGGCGACATCTTTCTTCTCTATCATCTCGTGCCACGCTCGTCTTGATCTCtttctcgctctctctctgttttcttcattttctcccttttctATTCTCTCTCATCGCCATCTAATAATTTTGTGGTTGTCTtctcatttgcattttctatCCATTCCCCCAAAAAGCCCCTTTGGAGAcgtttatcatttaatttagaaaaaaaaatcctgattttctcgtttttttcaCTTCTACTCTCTATAAATAAAACGTGAAGAGAGCACGGCGATGGCAGCGCCCCCCGGCGAATGCACTTCCCGGCAAAAGTTCAAGGGCGTACGAAACTTTCTCaacggaaaattcatttcccggattattattttttttcacttaatttccTCTGAAGGTGCTTTGCAGGGGGAATAGGTGAGAGCACCCCCATTTAGAGCATATGTGTCAAAAGTAGCGTAGCAGGTGCtccaaaaaagcatgaattgcGTCCGTGTTATCAGTGAAACGGGGTACATTTTGCGGCATTTCAGCCGCACTTcttatcaatgaatttttgagaCATAGAATGGTGCTCTGATAACCAcatatttgatgaagattgtTGATCGTTTTAGGGTCACAACAACCacgaaaatacaatttttctttgaaaatttaccaTAGCGCCCCCATTTTGgttgaatttagaattttttgtagCTCCTTTGGTTTCAAAAGAATCCTCTGCTTGGCTTCTTGAGTGGGtagttcattgaaaaaaaaaactcccaacTAGATTCTTATCAGGCTAATTGGGGAGAATGTGTATGAATCtgataagaaaatatcaagaaGTTGACAAGGGTCTGTCAAAAGTTCGTAAAGacattttagaagaaaaaatattaatttttgcatcAAAATAACGTAAAACTAGTACGTTATATTAATTTCTGGAACACAGAAGTCGAATAGATTAAATAAAGCAGCAGTTATTAGCAATTTgaacgtttgacgtttgttttataacatttgacgttaatgtttgacatttgtaTATTCTGACgtttttcttctaatatttgacatttaattttttatgtttgtatttttcaaacgtttgacgtttcttttttaacgtgcGACGGGTGgttttcttaatatttgatgtttttttcaatatgtttgacgtttttcttctgatttttgacataatttttgacgtttgtCGTATTTTATCCgacgtttgacatttgatTGTTTTCTTTCTAACGATTAactcttaattaaattttttctctaatttttgttgttcttcTTTTAACTCATAtcagaagtttttttcttaacgtttGTTTACTTTCCTTCAGTTTTCGATACTTTTGACTAATGATAGTACTGATTGACAACAGAATAAGTGGtgttaaaagaaaacctcTGATTTGTGCTGTGCCAGatgcatttctaacgtttgacatctTTTGCAACTGTGACGTTTCTCTTCAAttatatttgacgtttataTCTCTAATATTTGACATCTATCTTTTGTGACATTGTCATTTCCTttctaaaatgaaatttctaacattttttcgtttttcttacgtttttgtctttaatttatttttataacgtTCGAAGAttcaaatgtttttcattagatttaaaaaaaaaatgtaaaattgtaatttCGGGTAAAGACTATTGTTCAGAAAATTAGTCTTCAGATCAGAAAAATCTTCCGTTTGATCAGAATAATGGGTGATGTTTCATTTAAACGAGTAACTAATCAgaacaatattaatttaattaatttttttattccaatgtcaaaattagcaaaaaaaaaaagctttgcaaTGCTgttacgaaaaaaaagtatttttcaattgcttcctttttttaaaatgttgacAAATAAATAGTGTTACATAGGACATATTTGACAACTTTAAGTAATCTGAAGAAGGTCATAAAGTTACCGAAACgtcttcaaaaaatattcttctaattttaatttaatctatctttcagtttttcattgaattctttttcacaaaaaatatctaaagacATATCTTAATGGTTTTTAAGGTAAAACTACTGGAAAGTCTAGACAGGACGTAGCAAAAAACCGTACATCCGGTTTTTTTAAAGTGTCCAAAAAAGTAGATACAAAGCCACGTCTTTTATGACTTTTCCTGGATTTATTGCGCCATTgtttagtgaaattttttttgttataattagaaaattgataagaattattttatcaaaaaaaaacttcttaattgTGACACGTTCTTCACTGCCTATGTggttaatttttagaattggttcttgtttaaaattcttcttatctTTGTACATATTTTCGAATTCCcagacttttaaaaattcaaaagaataaatcttcaaataaataaaaaaaatatttattttggttctttttcttttaaacaaccCTCCCATCCGAAGTAGAAAGTCTGTAGTCACAAGGGGACTACTAGACTGCAGTCTTGAGGCAAGCCGGTTGCCTTACAGGAAGATCGTGTTCCGTTTCAGGAAATCAGTGGccccaaatatttatttcgtatttttgttgttgttgttaaaGATGCTCCTTGGTGCGGACATTGCAAAGCGCTGGCGCCTGAATATGCTAAAGCCGCCAAGACATTGTCTGAGCGTGAGTCGAACATTAAATTGGCAAAGGTAGATGCCACGCAAGAGAGTGAATTGGCCGAAGAGCACGGTGTCCGTGGGTATCCAACACTCAAATTCTTCCGCAAGGGTAGCATTATTGACTACACGGGTGGTCGTCAAGCTGATGACATTATCACGTGGTTGACGAAGAAGACTGGACCACCAGCCCTTGAGTTGGAGACCGTTGAAGCTGCTGAGAAGTTCCTCGAGGAGAATCAAGTGGCCGTTGTGGGCTTCTTCAAGGATCGCGAATCCGATGCTGCAAAGAATTTCCTCGCTGTTGCCAATGGTGTGGATGAGTATCCATTTGGTATTACCAACAATGAGGATGTGTACAAGAAGTACGAAGCAAAATGCGGGTCAGTTGTGCTCTTCAAGAAATTCGACGAGGGTAAGGCTGTGTATGAAGGTGAAACGGACGAGGATGCATTGAAGAAGTTCATCCTTAGTGAATCAATGCCACTCGTTGTGGAATTCAATCATGACTCCGCTCAACGTATCTTTGGTGGTGAAATCAAGAATCATCTGCTGTTCTTCCTGTCCAAGGATGCTGGAGAATTCGAAAAGTATGCCGTACCCGTGAAGGATATTGCCAAGGACTTCCGTGAAAAGGTCCTGTTTGTTTCCATCAATTCTGACGATGAGGATCATCAGAGGATCCTTGAGTTCTTCGGCATGAAGAAGGATGAAGTTCCCGGGATGCGTCTTATTCATTTGGAAGAGGATATGGCCAAATACAAGCCAGAGAAGAATGATCTTTCTCCTGAATTTGTCAAACAATTCGTTCAGGACTTCCTCGATGGGAAATTGAAGCAGCATCTCCTGAGTCAAGATATCCCTGAGGATTGGGATAAGGAGCCCGTTAAGGTGCTCGTATCAAAGAACTTTGATCAAGTTGCCTTTGACAAGGATAAGGATGTTCTTGTTGAATTCTATGCTCCATGGTTAGTatggaaaacaaataaaattgaaaaaattcataaaaaaatgtctttttcctTGATTCTGTAGGTGCGGACATTGCAAACAGTTGGCTCCAATTTACGACCAACTCGGTGAGAAGTTCAAGGATAATGATAAGATTGTCATTGCCAAGATGGATGCCACAGCTAATGAGCTAGAACATACAAAGATCACTTCCTTCCCAACACTCAAATTGTACAAGAAGGGTGACAATAGCGTTGTGAACTACGAAGGGGAACGAACTCTCGATGCTATGGCGAAATTCATGGAATCCGGCGGTGAGACTCCATCTACGACCGAAgatgtaagttttttttatttcattaattttattgtctaTTCAAAAAAACTTTGCACAAAAGCTCCGCCTACTAGATTATAGATTCTGATCTGATACGCAGCCTTTCTCCACAATTGTTTTCTCGGCAGCCTAAAATCAAATACATCAAATATAAAATCTTCGAATAGTTTTCGATAAATATATGTCAAAATTCGGCTCTAACTCGAAAACGGTTAAACCGATGTTGATCAAttcggggtcaaatgaaagctctcaataaTCCCCGAACatagaaagttttaaaacgATTGTTTAGGGGACCAAAAATTctgaaacaaaattttcaattaattttcgatgaatataTCGAAAATCGACTACAACTCGAAAAgagtttaattgattttgatgaaatcGGGCACAAGTGACATATCTCATTAAGCCCTAAAACTTTCTAATATAGGTAacggaagtttcaaaagtgactaCTATGGGGCCTAAAATCAAATACCTCAAATATGAAATATTCGATGATTAGTAGAAAAATGACGTTGAACGAATCGGATTGAATGAGCTTTGGGCTCGCCGGAAGCATcgttgataagaaaaattgtgtctaGAGAAAcacaaagatttaaaaaaaaatcttcgatTATTTTTCGATAAATGTCTCGAAGATAGactataactcgaaaacggcttaagcgattttaatcaacttgAGTTTAAATGAAAGCTCCCAAGAATCCCTATAACTCTCTAAAATATCGAAAGTTTAAAAACGATTGCTAGGGGgcctaaaatcaaaaacaaaatttcctATTAGACTATTACTTTATGTCTCTGTGAGAAAAGGTTCCTGCGGGAGTtgactaatttttaaaaccttttaaatttctcaacaGGATGAAGATGCAAAGGTGGACGAACCAACGGTGGAGAAGGATGAATTGTAAACAGacacaaaacacacacactTCCGAATGCGCGCGAGTGGAGAGGGATGATATTTTGTGTGAATGTGCGAattaagaaacaaaaaaaatcatttaaaaaaaacaaaacgtaGACTTAACGTGTGAAAGTGAAGAGGATAATATCTTCCCATGAAATCcctgaaaattaagaaatttatcCCACTCGCGGAACCTCTTTCCCTTCACCAtgttccttcttttttttttaattgctctcCACCCTCCCAATTATCTTGATTCTACTctaaatattaattacattcataaTAATATATTTGTTGTAAGTCTTTTTGCATGaaacgaggaaaaaaaaacacaaaaaccaTTATAAgctatgaaagaaaaacttagaaattttatagagagagaaaaaagatatAATTTGTAATAACAGCGCAATGTTGGAGACTGCTAAATGAAGGTGCAacaacaaaaggaaaaaaacgaTTGAAGGGTGAAAGAGGGATCTCTTCTTactacctatatttttttaacaattaaaaaaaaaaacattttcatttaaaaatcgcTATCTTGGCAGTTTTTTTCGCGTGGGAAATTCTTTGCAGGAAACTCCTTTATTTTTGCAAGGAGTTTGCAGTGAAGAATGCCTATTTTTGGAATCAATTTAttgtgtattaaaaaaaaaagaaagaaaatattaagtgTTACTAACATTCCTTCACTGCAGAGtacttttttttgatattcttaacttattttctttgaaacgAGGATCGTACAGAAGGGGGTAGTCTTGTTAGAGAAGGGACTGCACCCCTCTGGCATACAGAATGGAAGCACAAGCTAGAAATGtctaaagagaaataaaaggaaaaaaaaggtctGTAAGCGATAAATAATGCATTTGTAATGAAGATGAATAAAGAAACAAATGGgaaagagttttaaaaaaaatattgatttcttttttgccCCCATTTCGTGAAGGACGTTCTGAGCGTTCTTGCAGTGGAATAATTTGTTGGTATTTTACAGAAATAAgatgaaaagtaattaaaaattcatttttttcctaatgaACTTGAACCTGTTACGTTTGAAGTCTCTGTACTACACTATTAGTAgtaaaatggattttattgatttaaaaaaataatattttataaaaaaaaatttaaaagaaattttccaaacctCCAAGCACTGAGAAGAAATCCATTTTATAGTTGTAAGAATTCTATAGGTaagagtttctttttaattttttttttaagtgttcCGATTGATGTCTGAGTCGAGGAACGATATTTGTGCATCAGGGCTATAATTCGCGCATGCACCAGGCGATGTACGAAGAATCAGATCCCCTGAAATTTTGAGCTGTTTGAGCCAGCAGccaaaacttgaaaaattcttatttttttcacgcCGCCACCGCAAATGCTCTTATCAAATCAAGCCGCAGCAGCTTCTGCACAGCTAGGGGCTCTGATGAAGATCTCA from Lutzomyia longipalpis isolate SR_M1_2022 chromosome 4, ASM2433408v1 encodes:
- the LOC129795025 gene encoding protein disulfide-isomerase isoform X1 → MKFFMLLGVLAALVCTIHGEEPKEEEGVLVLTKDNFKDVTTNNDYVLVEFYAPWCGHCKALAPEYAKAAKTLSERESNIKLAKVDATQESELAEEHGVRGYPTLKFFRKGSIIDYTGGRQADDIITWLTKKTGPPALELETVEAAEKFLEENQVAVVGFFKDRESDAAKNFLAVANGVDEYPFGITNNEDVYKKYEAKCGSVVLFKKFDEGKAVYEGETDEDALKKFILSESMPLVVEFNHDSAQRIFGGEIKNHLLFFLSKDAGEFEKYAVPVKDIAKDFREKVLFVSINSDDEDHQRILEFFGMKKDEVPGMRLIHLEEDMAKYKPEKNDLSPEFVKQFVQDFLDGKLKQHLLSQDIPEDWDKEPVKVLVSKNFDQVAFDKDKDVLVEFYAPWCGHCKQLAPIYDQLGEKFKDNDKIVIAKMDATANELEHTKITSFPTLKLYKKGDNSVVNYEGERTLDAMAKFMESGGETPSTTEDVSFFYFINFIVYSKKLCTKAPPTRL
- the LOC129795025 gene encoding protein disulfide-isomerase isoform X2: MKFFMLLGVLAALVCTIHGEEPKEEEGVLVLTKDNFKDVTTNNDYVLVEFYAPWCGHCKALAPEYAKAAKTLSERESNIKLAKVDATQESELAEEHGVRGYPTLKFFRKGSIIDYTGGRQADDIITWLTKKTGPPALELETVEAAEKFLEENQVAVVGFFKDRESDAAKNFLAVANGVDEYPFGITNNEDVYKKYEAKCGSVVLFKKFDEGKAVYEGETDEDALKKFILSESMPLVVEFNHDSAQRIFGGEIKNHLLFFLSKDAGEFEKYAVPVKDIAKDFREKVLFVSINSDDEDHQRILEFFGMKKDEVPGMRLIHLEEDMAKYKPEKNDLSPEFVKQFVQDFLDGKLKQHLLSQDIPEDWDKEPVKVLVSKNFDQVAFDKDKDVLVEFYAPWCGHCKQLAPIYDQLGEKFKDNDKIVIAKMDATANELEHTKITSFPTLKLYKKGDNSVVNYEGERTLDAMAKFMESGGETPSTTEDDEDAKVDEPTVEKDEL